The following is a genomic window from Deltaproteobacteria bacterium.
TATCCCACCCCGGGGGATGAAGGAGATCGATGACGGGCTGCGACTGGCTCTGTCGCTGTAACCGGACAGGGAACCGTCCCGGATGCTGGTTGTCTTGCATGATGTCATTCTTCGGGACATAATGACGACATGGTCTCCACACATAAATACCTCCGCCTACTTGCTCCTCCCAAGGGATCCTTCTTTCTCTTCGGGCCTCGGGGAACGGGAAAGAGTACCTGGCTACGGGCCACGTTTCCGAAGGCCCACACGTTCGACCTTCTCGACGAGTCGCTTTACCAGTCGCTGTTGGCCGACATAGGCCGTTTCGCCGGAGAGTTGAGGACCATCCCGAGGGGGACGGTCGTCGTGGTCGACGAGATCCAGCGGATCCCGCCATTGCTCAACGAGGTGCATCGGCACATCGAGGACCGCGGACTCCGGTTCGTCCTTTGCGGCTCCAGCGCCCGCAGGCTCAAGACCGCAGGCACGAACCTGCTGGCCGGGCGCGCCGTCCGCCGCAACATGCATTCCCTCCTCCCGGAGGAACTGGGGCGGGACTTCAACATCGAGAGCATCCTGCGCTGGGGGAGCCTTCCCGTCGTCTGGTCGGCTCCAGACCGGGAGGAGGCCCTCGCCGCCTACGCCCAGCTCTACCTGAAGGAGGAGGTGCAGGCGGAGGCGCTGGTCCGCAATCTGCCCGGGTTCGCCAGATTCCTGCCGATCGCCGCGCTGTTCCACGGCCAGGTCATCAACGTGGCGGGAATCGCGCGCGATGCCGGCGTCGCCCGGACGACGATCTCGGGCTACCTGACGATCCTCGAAGACACGATGCTCACGTTCACGCTGCCGGCCTTCGAGGCGCGGCTTCGCGTTCGTGAACGGAAGCATCCGAAATTGTACTGGGCCGATTCCGGGATCCCGAGAGCCATGAAGCGTCAACTCGGGCCGGTCGCGGCGGAGGAGCGCGGTCACCTGTTCGAGGGGTGGATCGCATCCGTGCTCCGGGCATACAGGGACTACAGGAACCTGTTCGACGAATGGTTCTACTGGGCCCCGGGGAAAGGATCGGCCGTAGAGGTGGATTTCCTGCTGCGCAAGGGGAGCGCTCTCGTCGCCATCGAAGTGAAATCGGCGAGAAGCGTCCGGGAGGGCGAGTTG
Proteins encoded in this region:
- a CDS encoding ATP-binding protein; protein product: MVSTHKYLRLLAPPKGSFFLFGPRGTGKSTWLRATFPKAHTFDLLDESLYQSLLADIGRFAGELRTIPRGTVVVVDEIQRIPPLLNEVHRHIEDRGLRFVLCGSSARRLKTAGTNLLAGRAVRRNMHSLLPEELGRDFNIESILRWGSLPVVWSAPDREEALAAYAQLYLKEEVQAEALVRNLPGFARFLPIAALFHGQVINVAGIARDAGVARTTISGYLTILEDTMLTFTLPAFEARLRVRERKHPKLYWADSGIPRAMKRQLGPVAAEERGHLFEGWIASVLRAYRDYRNLFDEWFYWAPGKGSAVEVDFLLRKGSALVAIEVKSARSVREGELTGLRAITELPGLRRRLVVHMGDRSLATGDGIEILPVPAFLRELERGTIFP